The Miscanthus floridulus cultivar M001 chromosome 6, ASM1932011v1, whole genome shotgun sequence genomic interval ataagtcagaagcaatttggacacaattatcaagttaaatttagtcatccaaatcattttgaagtttttgcaaaacaatacaacaaaaaccttgcaacGATCGCACCGATACCAttctgacgccggccatggcggacgcggtggcatggcagcgCTACACCGGTGACATGAAACTAGTAGAGCTTAAACAAAGGAtctaggaagcaccagtagctcaccccgaatgcgttgaagcaaggagcgaggtcggagaagcaacggagaggcgtgacgatgaccacggtgatcacggcggagcaaagatcgtcggtgagggagaaccggcgactgcagtgatcaaaacgagcaagcaacaaaggattaagtaccacagcatcgagatgaagccGTAGGCGCACAGATCATGGACTACGGCTCACCGGAGGATGCTGGCCATGGAGAAACGTAATCTCAGGTGAGGTggctggccgcgaggaagaaagcgaCGAACGGTGAACTCACGACAAAATCAATCGACTAGAGCtagctggctgggtgcgcaaggagtaggcgaagctatCTAGTACTATGCCACGACGGTGAAGATGCTACCGCGAcggtgcgagctcgccggagatgagccaGGCGACGGGAAAATAGAGGAGAAGGAAACGGCAATGACGACGGCGGCTcaggttataaaggatggccaggaagcgcaaggaagccacggcaAAGCCATTTCCCTTGCtagcgcgacgcccagacggccacgcgcatgactggaagcaagccgaaggatcgccggcaatgtagcAAGAGTGGTGAACcttgttcatcgaaattacaaaattgccacccAGTTTAAAATCCagattactcccaaatttgtataacaactaaaaaatctccaaaaataaaagttgttcaaaatcaaaagttctacaactttacttttataaccaaccccaaattcagtctagattttgaaatgaacttttgaattcgaataggggaaatttaacgaattacgcctttttgaattactccaaatttttcataacaactttgaaaactccaaaaacaaactttgtataacttgttatgctctacacttttgattttgggctcaaccccaaaatatgcttagattttgaaataagtttttagggtaggatttaaatgctgaaaatcagggttttctcgaaaatttaaaaatccaagcaaactttgaacttgagtcaaacaatacaattcaacacataccacataaatataaacttgttttagtgtatgcatctcaaagttttcaccaaataccAAATGCTTTATAATGCGTATGATACATgttaggttttagtatttaaacacctgaggtgttacagtccgctcggatgggatggaagacaagaacggcGCACGACGCCTACACATATGCTGCAGCGGCCAACAGGACCCTGGTACGACACCACTACCACCatgatctacagggtcagcgggacccacgtTAAGAGGAGGACAGCACACCCTtgggagccttatttctctttcttttttccctcttcccttctctTGGTCTCTGGTATCATGTtctctccccttggtctataaaagggaaggcagggcactgTTCATGGGGAGATCGATCGACCAATATATCGAGCAATCGAACcatagagacttgggagctcctccctctctcgccagtttgtaaccccctactacaaacttagtGCTGGTAACACAGCAGCtcgaaactagacgtagggacattcggcctgaactagtataatccttgtgtcctcttagcacaccatccgagtcagacatgcaatatacaaatttactagccagtggcaattcgaaacaccgacagttggcgtgcaaggtaggggccttttgtgtcTCGACATCCAACactaggcctcagatggctagtcacgacatcagctgggtcctggaCGCACATgtgcgcttcggggacctagaATTCATCGTCATGGTGGAGGGAGAGCTGGCGTGTGTGCCCGTCATCATTCAACCCctccactccaccagcctcgATGCGATCACCGAGGCGCTCGAGGAGCTATGGCTATGTGCgctggaggcccgtgcccctgaGAGCGGCCAGCTCCTCGAATTCGAGGATGGGCGGTTAGAGCGTCAGCTTAGCGTCTTCCTAGGATCCCAACCATCCCGGGAGTGCCTGcatcacctcaccttctcgttcaccaacgtcatggcGTAGCTTACTaggggagagccgctctccctagaatacctcatccggagtgccccgatagtGCTCCCGTTTGGTCTACGCAACGCATGATTTCATCCCTAGCGAATGATGAGTTCATGTGGCTGATCAAACACGTtgtggagtctttccatgacctcctcacagaggagctagagtcgccctctggctctgactccagtagggagAGCCATCACCTATCTtgtgaatgcttcatgataggtacccccgagggacacatcgaaagcatccacaaggaggaggctacctcgatgaatgacctcgacgatgaggtcaagggggatgCAAGAGCCCCACCCCACCTGTAGGTGGAGCAACTGAAGGCCCAACACCTAGAGCTTaaggaagcacgactccagctcgccagatcgagcaccatggagaCAGGGGGCGCGCATGTGCCATGGCCCGTGACGTGAACTAGAGGATCGTCGAGGACGATCAAGCGCTCCCGCACTTTGCCTGGGCAAGCAAAACATTGCTGCTATGGCAACCTTGCTCAGGGGGCTTCCGGGGCCTACGACGCCTGAGGATCAatgggcccaccatgagattcacatGCTGCTCAAGTGTGTAGCTACgtagcaggccaagagctcactGTCTCAGCGACGGGAGCTCGACACCAGCTAGCGCATGCCCTCAGTGTGACCCAACAAGGATGCATTAGTCCACTAGGTGCCGCATGGTGGCAGGCCACGCATCACGGTTCCGGTGCAAGAGCGTTTTGGCCACAACCGTGACACGCGCGACACCCACCGGTGTACCCACAGTGATGCGGAGGAGGGGGCTAGCTGTGGTTACCACCCTCACCGCGGTGGGCGCTGCGACCGCAAGGAGGACCAGAGTCATAGCCCTAAACCAACAGGGCCCTAGGCTTTTGGTTGGCATATCCTTGAGGTGGTGGTCCCACCCTGATACCGCCCATTGactaacatcccaaaatactctggggaaacgaaCCCCAGTTTGTGGCTTGAGGACTACCAGCTCACCTACTGGGCCGACAATGTAGTTAGTGACGACTTCATCATCCACAATCTCCCACTATTCCTGACCGACTTGATGcgaacatggctggagcaccttccgcccaactgcatttagagttgggtggatctaaaACAAATCTTCATGGGGGAAGTTCTAGGGCACTTACGCGCACCCTAGGAACCCCTAGGACTTGAAGAACTACTGGTAGAAGTCAGGAGAGACTCTTCGcgagtacatccgatgcttctcctagTAGTGTAATGAGCTCCCCAATGCCGCTGATGCCGACGTCATCGGAGCCTTCCTATCAGGGACCTCCTGCGAGTCCCTAGTCCATAAGttgggacataagggcccacggactaccaaggaactcctcaacATCGTGACTGGCCACGCTTCTGGCTAGGAGGCAGTTGGAGCATTGTTTGATCGCTCCAGAGGCAAGGTGAAGTGGGACAAGGACACCGACAAAGGCCCCTCCGACCGTTCGAATAATAAGAAGAACCAAAAATGGCGtgggggctcgctcgtggccgccgccGAGTGAAAAGCTGGTCGAGCACCAGCCAAGGGCACCCCCGATCACTTTGACAAGCTGCTCGAGGGGCCaagcccaaaccatgccttctccGTCAAACACATATACAAGGAATGCTCCCTCATGAAGCATTCCTTCACCGGCGGCTCCAAGAAATGGGAGTAGAAGAGGAAGCCCGAGGCAGAAGCCAATGATGCTAGAGAGAAGGACGGTGGCTTTCTATTGCTGGATGGCTGTCTCATGATGTTCAATGGGCTAGAGGCATATAGCTCCAAGCGCCGATAGAATCTCATGCACCAAGAGGTCTACGAAGCCGATCCCGCCACGCCCACTTTCCTCAAATGGTCAGGGTCTCCCATAACCTTCGACCAATCCGACCACTCGGATAGCATCACACACCCAGGCAAGTACCCGCTCGTGGTCGATCCTATCGTTggcacgaagcggctcaccaaggtactgatggacgggggcaacgacctcaacatcatgtacacagaGACACTTGATGCCAAGGCCATCGACCGATCGCGCATCCTACCAACTAGGGCACATTTCCACGACATCGTGCTGGGAAAGCAGGCCATACCAATCgagtagatcgacctgcccgtcacctttgggaattcgtccaactataggacagagaccctcaccttcaaggtagTCGGGTTCCCCCCGGTCTACCATGCCATATTGGGGTGACCGTGTTATGTGAAGTTCATGGacgtccctaactacacctaccttaagctcaagatgctaggtccatgcagggtcatcacTGTTGGCACTTCTTTCCAGAGGGCCTATGAGTATGAGGTCGAGAGCTGCGAGCTCACTTCGGCAACCCTCGCTTCTGAGGAGTTTGCAGCCATCGGCAAGGACATCGCTGAAGGAGTGCCTAGCATGAAGCGGGCGGCTAGATCCTTTGAGCCTACGAAGaacatcaaggaggtcctcgtcGACCCTAACAACTCCACCGACAAGATGGTGTGCATCGGCACCGccctctcctccaaataggaaggtgcactcatcgacttcctccatgccaatcaagacatctttgtgtgaaaaccctcggatatgctaggaATTCCGAGTGAAGTCACCAAGCATTCCTTGAAGATCAGGTTGGGTTCTAGGACGGTCAAACAATGCCTGCGCCGCTTCAATGAGGAGAAGTAGAGGCTCATCGGCGAGGAAATCGCTAAGCTCTTGGCGACCggtttcatcaaggaagtataccacctagagtggttgtccAATCCCATTCTAGTAGAAAAGAAaattgggaaatggagaatgtgtgttgactgtataagcctcaataaggcatgcccaaaggattcgtttcctttgccacgcatagatcaGGTAGTTGAATCGAC includes:
- the LOC136460573 gene encoding uncharacterized protein — translated: MDVPNYTYLKLKMLGPCRVITVGTSFQRAYEYEVESCELTSATLASEEFAAIGKDIAEGVPSMKRAARSFEPTKNIKEVLVDPNNSTDKMVCIGTALSSK